In Aquimarina spinulae, a single window of DNA contains:
- a CDS encoding efflux RND transporter permease subunit — MRKIIAFFIKYHVAVNVIVLAFFAFGVVGALSLKSSFFPLIDSKNITINITYPGASPLEVEEGIVLKIEDNLKGLDGVERVTSTSRENNGTINVEIEKGKNIDFMLLEVKNAVDRVPSFPTGMEPLVVAKQEAIRPTINFSISGDNIPLVTLKEIARQVENDLRGIEGISQISVSGYPAEEIEIAIDEKNLLAYNLSFSEVAQAVSRANILTTGGTIKTDAEEYLIRANNRSYYGNELSNLIVRADASGSVIRLKDVAEIRDRFSETANATYFNGDLAVNVEITSTNTEDLISSAEKAKEYIAEFNQKYNNVQLNVISDRSITLVQRTELLTENAIIGMLLVLTFLSLFLNTRLAFWVAFGLPVAFLGMFIFAGSFDVTINVLSLFGMIIVIGILVDDGIVIAENIYQHYEKGKTPVQAAIDGTMEVIPPIISAIITTILAFGIFLFLDGRIGEFFGEVSVVVILTLSVSLIEALIILPAHLAHSKALKPQDSKPKTGIGQLFAKLRYINTFGDAIMRWLRDKMYSPALRFSLQNKLFTFSLFIVLLVLTIGTVGGGIVRTSFFPQIASDRISINLAMPNGTNEKITDSIISLIAEKAWETNEELTEQYLKGPEYAGKKLFKNVITNIGPGSSSASLVVNLLPGEERPDAVGSAMVTDLISEKMGEVAGVESLVYGSGGNFGGRPVSVSLLGNNIAELKAAKAELKGALVNNSLLKDVTDNDPAGIKEIRIELKENAYLLGLNLRDIMTQVRAGFFGVQAQRFQRGQDEIRVWVRYDRDNRSSISNLDDMRITTISGERVPLNEIATYSIERGDVAVNHLEGRREIQISADLKDAETTSATDILQEIRTVTMPEIISKYPTVTPSYEGQNREAGKLLGSLRPVGLTVLALIYITIAFTFRSYSQPLLLLLLIPLSLPAVALGHWAHNFPINILSMLGIIALIGIMVNDGLVLIGKFNSNLREGLSFDESIYQAGRSRFRAIFLTSLTTIAGLAPLLLEKSRQAQFLKPMAISIAYGIGFATVLTLLLLPLFLSFSNNVKVRTKWLVTGNKITKEEVERAIKEQKEENEEHHELQG; from the coding sequence ATGCGTAAAATTATTGCTTTTTTTATTAAATATCACGTAGCGGTAAATGTGATTGTACTTGCGTTTTTTGCATTTGGAGTTGTAGGAGCACTATCCCTAAAATCTTCCTTTTTTCCGCTAATTGATTCCAAAAACATCACTATAAATATTACGTATCCAGGAGCTTCTCCATTAGAAGTAGAAGAAGGGATTGTGCTTAAGATAGAGGATAACCTAAAAGGATTGGATGGAGTAGAGCGAGTAACCTCAACTTCGAGAGAAAATAACGGAACAATAAATGTTGAAATTGAAAAAGGAAAGAACATCGATTTCATGCTGTTAGAAGTAAAAAATGCAGTAGATCGTGTACCTTCATTTCCAACAGGTATGGAACCTTTGGTAGTCGCAAAACAAGAAGCAATTCGACCGACCATCAATTTCTCTATAAGCGGAGATAATATACCATTGGTTACTCTCAAAGAGATTGCAAGACAGGTAGAAAATGATCTTCGTGGGATAGAAGGGATTTCCCAAATTTCTGTGAGTGGCTATCCTGCAGAAGAAATTGAAATAGCCATAGATGAAAAAAACTTACTTGCATATAACCTTAGTTTTAGCGAAGTAGCACAAGCAGTAAGTAGAGCCAATATTCTAACTACCGGGGGGACCATAAAAACAGACGCAGAAGAATATCTTATTAGAGCAAATAATCGTTCGTATTATGGTAATGAACTTTCTAACCTAATCGTACGTGCAGATGCTTCAGGAAGTGTGATACGTCTTAAAGATGTAGCAGAGATACGTGATCGTTTTTCAGAAACCGCTAATGCTACCTATTTTAATGGAGATTTAGCTGTAAATGTTGAAATCACAAGCACAAATACCGAAGACCTTATTTCTTCTGCTGAAAAGGCAAAAGAGTATATAGCAGAATTTAATCAGAAGTACAATAACGTACAACTTAATGTGATTAGTGACCGATCTATTACATTAGTACAACGTACAGAACTTCTTACAGAAAATGCTATCATAGGAATGTTGCTGGTACTCACTTTTTTATCCTTATTTCTTAATACACGCTTAGCATTTTGGGTAGCTTTTGGGCTTCCCGTAGCTTTTTTGGGAATGTTTATTTTTGCAGGTTCATTTGATGTGACTATAAATGTATTATCTCTGTTCGGAATGATCATCGTAATTGGAATTCTGGTAGATGATGGTATTGTTATAGCAGAAAATATCTATCAACATTATGAGAAAGGAAAAACCCCTGTACAAGCGGCTATAGATGGTACTATGGAAGTAATACCACCCATTATTTCCGCTATTATTACTACAATACTTGCTTTTGGTATTTTTCTGTTTTTAGATGGTCGTATAGGAGAATTTTTTGGAGAAGTTTCTGTAGTTGTAATTCTCACATTATCAGTTTCTCTGATCGAAGCTTTGATTATTCTACCGGCTCATTTGGCACATTCCAAAGCGCTTAAACCACAAGATTCAAAACCTAAAACAGGAATTGGACAACTATTTGCAAAATTACGATATATCAATACGTTTGGAGATGCTATTATGAGATGGTTGCGAGATAAAATGTATAGCCCGGCATTACGCTTTTCATTGCAAAATAAACTCTTTACGTTTTCGCTTTTTATTGTTCTCCTTGTTCTTACTATAGGTACCGTAGGAGGAGGAATCGTTCGAACCTCTTTTTTCCCTCAGATAGCAAGTGATCGAATATCAATTAATCTGGCAATGCCCAACGGAACCAATGAAAAGATAACGGATAGTATCATCTCTTTGATCGCAGAAAAAGCCTGGGAAACTAATGAAGAACTAACAGAACAGTATTTAAAAGGACCCGAATATGCAGGTAAGAAATTATTCAAAAATGTGATTACCAATATAGGTCCCGGGTCGTCTTCGGCTTCACTAGTCGTTAATTTACTACCAGGAGAAGAGCGTCCCGATGCGGTAGGGTCGGCTATGGTTACAGATCTTATAAGTGAAAAAATGGGAGAAGTAGCTGGTGTAGAAAGTCTGGTGTATGGTAGTGGAGGTAACTTTGGAGGAAGACCAGTTTCAGTTTCATTATTAGGAAATAATATAGCAGAGCTGAAAGCTGCTAAAGCTGAGTTAAAAGGAGCATTAGTGAATAATTCATTACTGAAGGATGTTACAGATAATGACCCAGCAGGAATTAAAGAGATTCGCATAGAATTAAAAGAAAACGCATATTTACTGGGGTTAAATCTTCGGGATATTATGACACAGGTTCGTGCAGGGTTTTTCGGAGTGCAGGCACAACGTTTCCAACGTGGACAGGATGAAATTAGAGTTTGGGTTCGATATGATAGAGATAATCGTTCTTCGATATCTAATCTGGATGATATGCGTATTACTACAATTAGTGGAGAACGAGTACCACTTAATGAAATTGCAACCTATAGCATAGAAAGAGGTGATGTAGCGGTTAACCACCTCGAAGGGCGTCGTGAAATACAGATTTCTGCCGATTTAAAAGATGCAGAAACTACCAGTGCAACAGATATTTTACAAGAAATTCGTACGGTAACTATGCCAGAGATTATTTCTAAATATCCAACGGTAACACCGTCTTATGAAGGACAAAATAGAGAAGCAGGTAAGCTTTTGGGATCTTTAAGACCTGTGGGACTTACCGTACTTGCATTGATTTACATAACCATTGCATTTACGTTTAGAAGCTATAGTCAACCATTATTACTCTTGTTACTTATTCCATTAAGTTTACCAGCAGTAGCTTTAGGACATTGGGCACATAATTTTCCTATCAATATATTATCCATGTTGGGTATTATTGCTCTTATAGGTATTATGGTTAATGATGGCTTGGTACTTATTGGTAAGTTTAATAGTAATCTTCGGGAGGGGCTGAGTTTTGATGAATCTATTTACCAAGCTGGGAGATCACGTTTCCGAGCTATTTTTCTTACCTCACTTACTACTATTGCCGGGTTAGCACCTTTATTATTAGAAAAAAGCAGGCAAGCACAATTCTTAAAACCTATGGCTATTTCTATTGCTTACGGGATTGGTTTTGCAACTGTATTAACCCTATTGCTATTACCGTTGTTTTTATCGTTTAGTAACAATGTGAAAGTAAGAACCAAGTGGTTAGTTACCGGAAATAAGATCACCAAAGAAGAAGTAGAACGCGCCATTAAAGAACAAAAAGAAGAGAATGAAGAGCATCATGAATTGCAAGGGTAG
- a CDS encoding efflux RND transporter periplasmic adaptor subunit, translated as MRKIILSILGILLIVAAYFGARKIIDSKKRFRPKSAKVIKTVFVDTVKNKTIPIQIAANGNLIAKRRLELYAEVQGIFKGGTHLFKPGQKYQRGQALIRIDASEYYASVQSAKSNLYNLVTSIMPDLRLDYPDIYEKWQGYLNTFDMSKATPKLPEVTSEKEKYFITGRNIYTTYYNVKNLEQRLAKYTISAPFNGVLTEALVTEGTLIRQGQKLGEYIDTKVYEMQVAIGKEYGDLLRVGESVELSNLNKTKTFTGKVSRINSSVNQATQTITTFIEVADPSLREGMYLEANLDAKKEENAIEIERGLLQEGDKIFVVRDSILDVIDVQPVYFSDKKVVLKGVPEETIILSKSVPGAYAGMLIKIYQGKKENNNVHSDSSASTAKKQ; from the coding sequence ATGAGAAAAATTATACTTTCAATCCTAGGGATACTTTTGATTGTGGCAGCTTATTTTGGTGCCAGAAAAATAATAGACAGTAAAAAAAGATTTAGACCCAAATCTGCAAAAGTGATAAAAACTGTTTTTGTAGATACTGTAAAAAACAAAACGATTCCTATTCAAATTGCAGCAAATGGTAATTTAATAGCAAAAAGAAGGTTAGAGCTATATGCCGAAGTTCAAGGTATTTTTAAAGGAGGAACTCACTTATTTAAACCCGGTCAAAAATATCAAAGAGGACAGGCATTGATAAGGATCGATGCATCAGAATATTATGCTAGTGTGCAATCTGCCAAGAGTAATTTATACAATCTGGTAACTTCTATTATGCCGGATTTGCGATTGGATTATCCAGATATTTATGAAAAATGGCAAGGGTATCTCAATACCTTTGATATGAGTAAAGCCACACCAAAACTACCAGAAGTTACTTCAGAAAAAGAAAAATATTTTATAACAGGAAGAAATATTTATACCACCTATTACAATGTAAAAAACCTGGAGCAGCGATTGGCAAAATATACCATCTCTGCCCCTTTTAATGGTGTACTTACCGAAGCCCTGGTCACCGAAGGAACTTTAATTCGGCAGGGACAAAAATTAGGAGAGTACATCGACACCAAAGTATATGAAATGCAGGTTGCAATAGGCAAGGAATATGGAGATCTGCTTCGTGTTGGAGAATCGGTAGAACTTTCTAACCTTAACAAAACAAAGACATTTACAGGAAAGGTGTCCAGAATTAATAGTAGCGTTAATCAAGCCACCCAGACCATTACAACTTTTATTGAAGTAGCAGACCCATCCCTTAGAGAAGGGATGTACCTCGAGGCCAATCTTGATGCTAAGAAAGAAGAAAATGCTATCGAAATCGAAAGAGGATTGCTTCAGGAAGGAGACAAAATATTTGTGGTTAGAGATAGTATTCTTGATGTTATAGATGTACAACCCGTATATTTTTCTGATAAAAAAGTAGTACTTAAGGGAGTTCCCGAAGAGACCATAATTTTATCTAAAAGTGTTCCGGGAGCATATGCAGGAATGCTGATAAAGATCTACCAGGGAAAGAAAGAAAATAATAATGTGCATAGTGATAGTTCTGCTAGTACAGCTAAAAAACAATAG